One Prunus dulcis chromosome 7, ALMONDv2, whole genome shotgun sequence DNA segment encodes these proteins:
- the LOC117635857 gene encoding F-box protein At3g58530, which yields MEGEDVEAAEEGTWSRETIPKVLKIVSTRLSQRDLISLLLVSPWLNGTLVSYPSLWLLLDLREMNNAGNRLIAALSLPRYRHVKQINLEFAQDIEDKHLELIKNKCLDSLQNLEVLNLNGCQKISDKGIEAITSACPNMKVFSIYWNVRVTDIGIAHLVKNCKHIVDLNFSGCKNLSDKSLQLVAQNYPELELLNLTRCVKLTDSGLQQILHGCPCLHSLNLYALSSFTDEAYKRISLLSHLKFLDLCGGQNLSDEGLSCIARCKSLLSLNLTWCVRITDVGVIAVAQGCTSLEFLSLFGIVGVTDKCLEYLSRTCSNTITTLDVNGCIGIKKRSRDELLQLFPKLQCFKVHS from the exons ATGGAAGGGGAAGACGTAGAAGCAGCTGAGGAGGGGACTTGGAGCAGAGAAACCATTCCTAAGGTTCTGAAGATAGTGAGCACAAGACTGTCTCAGAGAGACCTTATCTCTCTCTTGCTAGTTAGCCCATGGCTCAATGGAACTCTCGTCTCCTACCCTTCACTTTGGCTG CTTCTCGATCTTCGTGAGATGAATAATGCTGGGAATCGCCTTATAGCTGCTCTATCATTG CCGAGATATCGGCATGTGAAGCAGATAAACCTTGAATTTGCACAAGACATTGAAGACAAGCATCTTGAACTCATAAAGAACAAG TGTCTAGATTCTCTTCAAAACCTGGAGGTTTTGAATCTTAATGGCTGCCAGAAGATCTCTGATAAGGGAATTGAAGCTATAACCAGTGCTTGCCCTAATATGAAGGTCTTTTCTATCTATTGGAATGTGAG GGTTACAGATATAGGTATAGCACACCTAGTGAAGAACTGCAAACATATAGTTGATCTGAATTTCAGTGGCTGTAAG AATCTTTCAGACAAAAGCTTGCAATTAGTGGCTCAGAATTATCCAGAATTAGAGTTGTTGAACCTGACCAG GTGTGTTAAGTTAACAGATTCTGGATTGCAGCAGATATTGCACGGTTGCCCATGTCTCCATAGTCTTAATTTGTATGCCCTATCGAG CTTCACTGATGAAGCTTACAAGAGAATATCACTTCTTTCCCATCTTAAATTCTTGGATCTGTGTGGTGGCCAG AATCTATCAGATGAAGGGCTGTCTTGTATAGCTAGATGCAAGAGCCTCCTGTCTCTCAATTTGACATG GTGTGTACGTATCACTGATGTGGGGGTCATAGCTGTTGCTCAGGGTTGCACATCTCTTGAATTTCTCAG CTTATTTGGCATAGTTGGGGTGACCGATAAATGCCTGGAGTACCTTTCAAGGACCTGCTCAAACACAATTACAACTCTTGACGTGAATGGCTGTATTGGAATTAAG AAACGGAGCCGTGATGAACTGCTTCAATTATTTCCGAAGTTGCAGTGCTTCAAAGTACACAGCTAA
- the LOC117634155 gene encoding serine/threonine-protein phosphatase PP2A catalytic subunit isoform X1 yields the protein MGVNSVSSDTSSDLNEQIEQLMQCKPLSEPQVRGLCEKAKEILMGESNVQPVKSPVTICGDIHGQFHDLAELFRIGGKCPDTNYLFMGDYVDRGYYSVETVTLLVALKVRYPQRITILRGNHESRQITQVYGFYDECLRKYGNANVWKIFTDLFDYFPLTALVESEIFCLHGGLSPSIENLDNIRNFDRVQEVPHEGPMCDLLWSDPDDRCGWGISPRGAGYTFGQDISEQFNHTNSLKLIARAHQLVMDGFNWAHEQKVVTIFSAPNYCYRCGNMASVLEVDDCRGHTFIQFEPAPRRGEPDVTRRTPDYFL from the exons ATGGGCGTCAATTCTGTATCCTCGGATACGAGCAGTGATCTGAACGAGCAGATCGAGCAACTTATGCAGTGCAAGCCACTCTCGGAACCACAG GTGAGAGGGTTATGTGAGAAAGCAAAGGAAATTCTAATGGGAGAAAGCAATGTTCAG CCTGTGAAAAGCCCAGTGACAATTTGTGGCGATATTCATGGGCAGTTTCACGACCTGGCAGAGCTTTTTCGAATTGGAGGGAAG TGTCCTGATACCAATTACTTGTTCATGGGTGATTATGTGGACCGTGGTTATTATTCTGTTGAAACCGTGACG CTCTTAGTGGCCCTGAAAGTGCGTTATCCTCAGCGTATCACTATTCTCAGAGGAAACCATGAAAGTCGTCAG ATTACTCAGGTTTATGGGTTTTACGATGAATGTCTTCGAAA GTATGGCAATGCCAATGTTTGGAAGATCTTCACTGACCTTTTTGACTACTTTCCACTGACAGCATTG GTTGAGTCAGAAATATTTTGCCTGCATGGTGGGCTGTCCCCTTCCATTGAAAACCTTGATAACATAAGGAATTTTGATCGTGTTCAAGAGGTTCCACATGAAGGGCCGATGTGTGATCTGTTATGGTCTGACCCAGACGACCGATGTGGTTGGGGTATTTCACCTCGTGGTGCGGGATATACTTTTGGCCAG GATATATCTGAACAATTTAATCATACAAACAGTTTAAAGTTGATTGCAAGAGCTCATCAGTTGGTTATGGATGGATTCAACTGGGctcat GAACAAAAGGTGGTTACTATATTTAGTGCACCTAATTATTGCTATCGCTGTGGGAACATGGCTTCTGTTTTAGAAGTCGATGACTGCAGGGGCCATACCTTCATCCAG ttTGAGCCAGCTCCTAGAAGAGGAGAGCCAGATGTTACCCGTAGAACACCTGATTACTTTCTGTGA
- the LOC117634153 gene encoding DEAD-box ATP-dependent RNA helicase 37-like translates to MRTSWADSVANSQVENPTTGASDNNSSFRPARSTYVPPHLRNRPPSSDPPAPSQSAPPPANDRVGNSGPAAGPAWGAGSSRHDAGRPGYVSSGGRNGGGWNNRSGGWDRGRDREVNPFADEDITEPAFSDQENTVINFDAYEDIPVETSGDNVPPPVNTFADIDLGEALNLNIKRCKYVKPTPVQRHAIPISLGGRDLMACAQTGSGKTAAFCFPIISGIMQGQYVQRPRGARTVYPLALILSPTRELSCQIHEETRKFSYQTGVKVVVAYGGAPINQQLRELERGVDILVATPGRLVDLLERARVSLQMIRYLALDEADRMLDMGFEPQIRKIVEQMDMPPPGLRQTMLFSATFPKEIQRLASDFLSNYIFLAVGRVGSSTDLIVQRVEFVHESDKRSHLMDLLHAQRENGVHGKQSLTLVFVETKKGADALEHWLCMNGFPATTIHGDRTQQEREQALRSFKSGNTPILVATDVAARGLDIPHVAHVVNFDLPNDIDDYVHRIGRTGRAGKSGLATAFFNENNLSMAKPLADLMQEANQEVPAWLTRYASRVSYGGGGRNRRSGGGRFGGRDFRRESSFTRGADFYGGGNSSGGYGVPGGYGGAPGGYGPSNGMTSAWD, encoded by the exons ATGAGAACTTCATGGGCAGATTCTGTTGCTAATTCTCAAGTAGAGAATCCAACCACTGGTGCATCTGATAATAACAGCTCATTTCGCCCTGCACGGTCAACTTATGTCCCGCCACATCTTCGTAATAGGCCACCGTCTTCTGATCCCCCGGCTCCTTCACAGTCTGCCCCACCTCCAGCTAATGACCGTGTAGGTAACAGTGGGCCTGCAGCTGGGCCTGCCTGGGGTGCTGGTAGTTCTAGACATGATGCTGGGCGCCCAGGATATGTTTCCAGTGGTGGTCGAAATGGTGGTGGTTGGAACAATAGAAGCGGAGGGTGGGACCGTGGGAGGGATCGTGAGGTAAACCCTTTTGCTGATGAAGACATCACAGAACCAGCATTTAGTGATCAAGAAAACACTGTCATTAACTTTGATGCTTATGAGGATATCCCGGTTGAAACTAGTGGGGATAATGTGCCACCACCTGTGAATACTTTCGCAGATATAGACTTAGGGGAGgctttgaatttaaatattaagaGGTGCAAGTATGTGAAGCCGACTCCTGTTCAGCGTCATGCAATACCTATTTCTCTTGGAGGGCGGGATTTGATGGCTTGTGCTCAGACGGGTTCAGGGAAGACAGCTGCTTTCTGCTTTCCGATTATTAGTGGAATCATGCAGGGGCAGTATGTTCAGAGACCTCGTGGAGCACGTACTGTGTACCCTCTTGCTCTTATTCTCTCCCCTACTAGAGAACTCTCTTGCCAG ATACATGAAGAAACTAGAAAATTTTCTTATCAAACTGGTGTCAAGGTGGTAGTTGCTTATGGAGGAGCACCAATAAACCAACAG TTGAGAGAGCTTGAGAGGGGGGTGGATATTCTTGTGGCAACTCCGGGACGATTGGTAGATCTGCTTGAGAGGGCAAGAGTGTCGTTGCAGATGATAAGATATTTAGCTCTTGATGAGGCAGATCGGATGCTGGACATGGGTTTTGAGCCTCAAATTAGGAAGATAGTGGAACAGATGGACATGCCTCCACCAGGTTTGAGACAGACCATGCTATTTAGTGCTACCTTTCCAAAGGAGATACAG CGACTGGCAtcagattttctttcaaattatatatttttggctGTCGGAAGGGTTGGTTCAAGTACTGATTTAATTGTTCAAAGAGTTGAGTTCGTTCACGAGTCTGATAAAAGAAGTCATCTCATGGACCTCCTTCATGCACAGAGGGAAAATGGAGTTCATGGCAAG CAATCCCTGACATTAGTTTTTGTGGAGACAAAGAAGGGAGCCGATGCATTGGAACACTGGTTGTGTATGAATGGGTTTCCGGCAACTACTATTCATGGTGACAGAACACAACAG GAAAGAGAACAGGCACTGAGATCATTCAAGAGTGGAAATACACCAATTTTAGTGGCAACAGATGTGGCAGCACGTGGTCTTGATATCCCCCATGTAGCTCATGTGGTAAATTTTGATCTCCCAAATGACATTGATGATTATGTTCACCGGATAGGTAGGACAGGGCGAGCGGGCAAATCCGGATTGGCAACAGCATTCTTTAACGAGAATAATTTATCAATGGCGAAACCGCTTGCTGATCTAATGCAAGAGGCAAATCAGGAAGTACCTGCTTGGCTTACTCGTTATGCATCAAGAGTTTCTTATGGTGGCGGCGGTAGGAATCGGCGATCTGGGGGAGGTCGTTTTGGTGGCCGTGATTTTAGAAGGGAGAGCTCCTTCACTAGGGGCGCAGATTTCTACGGTGGGGGAAACAGTAGTGGGGGATATGGGGTTCCCGGTGGCTATGGTGGGGCCCCTGGGGGTTATGGCCCGAGTAACGGTATGACCAGTGCTTGGGATTAG
- the LOC117634154 gene encoding protein WHAT'S THIS FACTOR 9, mitochondrial, translating into MNTFLFSLLKPHTTSEPTKLLLHHHHQWRGIAKVRLKWVKNRSLDHIIDTETDLKAACLLKDAIKRSPTGFLTAKSFADWQKLLGLTVPVLRFMRRYPTLFQEFPHARYASLPCFKLTDTALLLDSQEQSIHQTHESDTVERLCRVLMMTKSKTIPLQSLYPLKWDLGLPDGFEKVLVPKYPDCFRIIKASNGIGCLKVIQWPKEYAVSELQRSKEGGDLGDEYRQFKRGQTVLAFPMNFPKGYGGQKKVRVWMEEFQKLPYISPYEDSRHIDPNSDLMEKRVVGVLHELLSLTLHKKTKRNYLRSLREELNLPHKFTRIFTRYPGIFYLSLKCKTTTVALREGYQRGKLVNWHPLTRVREKFYHVMRTGLLYRSKGVHLLSPQEILLNSVESESGPEESEEDEVGTGDECYEDEMSNLDSEGSDED; encoded by the coding sequence atgaatactttcctcttctctctcctaaAACCCCACACCACCTCTGAACCCACCAAGCTTCTTCtacatcaccaccaccaatgGCGCGGCATAGCCAAGGTCCGCCTGAAATGGGTCAAGAATCGGAGCTTAGACCACATCATCGACACCGAGACCGATCTCAAAGCTGCTTGCCTCCTCAAAGACGCCATCAAGCGCTCGCCAACTGGCTTCCTTACCGCCAAGTCCTTCGCCGATTGGCAAAAGCTTCTCGGCCTAACTGTCCCAGTTCTTCGCTTCATGCGCAGGTACCCTACTCTTTTTCAAGAATTTCCACATGCCCGCTATGCCAGTTTGCCCTGTTTTAAGTTAACAGACACTGCACTATTGTTAGACTCACAAGAACAGAGTATACACCAAACCCACGAGAGTGATACTGTGGAGAGGCTTTGTAGAGTGCTTATGATGACAAAAAGTAAGACTATACCGCTCCAATCTTTGTATCCCCTGAAATGGGATCTGGGTTTGCCTGATGGTTTTGAGAAAGTGTTGGTTCCAAAATACCCTGATTGTTTTAGAATCATTAAGGCCTCAAATGGGATTGGTTGCTTGAAGGTCATACAATGGCCCAAGGAGTATGCGGTGTCGGAATTGCAGAGGAGTAAAGAGGGTGGTGATTTAGGGGATGAGTATAGACAATTCAAGAGGGGGCAGACTGTGTTGGCGTTCCCGATGAATTTTCCAAAGGGTTATGGAGGGCAGAAGAAGGTTAGGGTATGGATGGAGGAGTTTCAAAAGTTACCATACATTTCGCCCTATGAGGATTCTAGGCATATTGATCCTAATAGTGATCTTATGGAGAAAAGGGTTGTTGGAGTTTTGCATGAGTTATTGAGCTTGACTCTTCATAAGAAGACCAAGAGGAACTACTTGAGAAGCTTGAGAGAGGAACTAAATCTTCCTCATAAATTTACGAGAATTTTCACAAGGTATCCGGGGATTTTCTACCTCTCATTGAAATGTAAAACAACCACTGTTGCTCTCAGGGAAGGGTACCAGAGAGGGAAATTAGTGAACTGGCATCCCCTCACACGCGTGAGAGAGAAGTTTTATCATGTCATGAGAACAGGGCTTCTTTATCGCAGTAAAGGTGTGCACTTGCTATCCCCGCAAGAGATTTTACTTAACAGTGTGGAGAGTGAAAGTGGGCCGGAAGAATCTGAAGAGGACGAGGTTGGAACAGGTGATGAATGCTATGAGGATGAAATGTCAAATTTGGATTCGGAAGGGTCTGATGAAGATTAA
- the LOC117634155 gene encoding serine/threonine-protein phosphatase PP2A-4 catalytic subunit isoform X2 — translation MGVNSVSSDTSSDLNEQIEQLMQCKPLSEPQVRGLCEKAKEILMGESNVQPVKSPVTICGDIHGQFHDLAELFRIGGKCPDTNYLFMGDYVDRGYYSVETVTLLVALKVRYPQRITILRGNHESRQITQVYGFYDECLRKYGNANVWKIFTDLFDYFPLTALRFHMKGRCVICYGLTQTTDVVGVFHLVVRDILLARIYLNNLIIQTV, via the exons ATGGGCGTCAATTCTGTATCCTCGGATACGAGCAGTGATCTGAACGAGCAGATCGAGCAACTTATGCAGTGCAAGCCACTCTCGGAACCACAG GTGAGAGGGTTATGTGAGAAAGCAAAGGAAATTCTAATGGGAGAAAGCAATGTTCAG CCTGTGAAAAGCCCAGTGACAATTTGTGGCGATATTCATGGGCAGTTTCACGACCTGGCAGAGCTTTTTCGAATTGGAGGGAAG TGTCCTGATACCAATTACTTGTTCATGGGTGATTATGTGGACCGTGGTTATTATTCTGTTGAAACCGTGACG CTCTTAGTGGCCCTGAAAGTGCGTTATCCTCAGCGTATCACTATTCTCAGAGGAAACCATGAAAGTCGTCAG ATTACTCAGGTTTATGGGTTTTACGATGAATGTCTTCGAAA GTATGGCAATGCCAATGTTTGGAAGATCTTCACTGACCTTTTTGACTACTTTCCACTGACAGCATTG AGGTTCCACATGAAGGGCCGATGTGTGATCTGTTATGGTCTGACCCAGACGACCGATGTGGTTGGGGTATTTCACCTCGTGGTGCGGGATATACTTTTGGCCAG GATATATCTGAACAATTTAATCATACAAACAGTTTAA